In Trichocoleus desertorum NBK24, the following are encoded in one genomic region:
- the hrcA gene encoding heat-inducible transcriptional repressor HrcA, whose amino-acid sequence MSVQVNLTERQQRVLWATVRHYIATAEPVGSKALVEEYNLSVSPATIRNAMGYLEKAGLLYQPHTSAGRVPSDSGYRIYVDQLITPSETLAQRVDQLLSDRLNLDSWSFEALLRGAAQILAALSGYVTLITMPQTTMARLRHLQIVQIEPRQVMLIVVTDAYETQSVLMELPQVNAEQDQADRSSDPELVERELQILSNFLNHHLRGRSLADLPLLDWSELGREFDQYADTLRASLADLMRRTQSPRATQIVVSGVSEVLRHPEFSELQQVQTIIHLLEEEQDQLWPLIFEYSDSDQPGKRATVRIGAENPLEPIRACTLISATYRRGVVPVGSVGVLGPTRMVYENAIAMVEAAADFLSETLS is encoded by the coding sequence ATGTCTGTACAAGTGAATCTCACCGAGCGACAGCAAAGGGTTCTTTGGGCCACCGTGCGTCACTATATTGCAACTGCGGAGCCAGTGGGTTCAAAAGCTTTGGTAGAAGAGTACAACTTGAGTGTGAGTCCAGCCACCATCCGGAATGCGATGGGTTACTTAGAAAAAGCTGGATTGTTGTATCAACCTCATACTTCCGCAGGGCGAGTGCCTTCGGATTCTGGCTACCGCATTTATGTCGATCAATTGATTACTCCGTCTGAAACTCTAGCGCAACGAGTCGATCAACTGCTGAGCGATCGCTTGAATTTGGATAGCTGGAGCTTTGAAGCCTTGCTGCGGGGGGCAGCTCAAATCCTGGCAGCTCTTAGCGGCTATGTGACTTTGATTACCATGCCTCAGACGACGATGGCTCGCCTGCGCCATTTACAAATTGTGCAGATTGAACCGAGGCAAGTGATGCTGATTGTGGTCACAGATGCCTATGAAACTCAGTCGGTTTTGATGGAACTACCGCAAGTCAATGCTGAGCAAGACCAAGCCGATCGCTCCAGCGATCCTGAGCTAGTGGAGCGGGAGTTGCAGATTTTGTCCAACTTCTTAAACCATCACCTGCGGGGGCGATCGCTTGCCGACTTACCGCTCCTAGACTGGAGTGAGCTAGGGCGAGAATTTGACCAATACGCCGATACCTTGCGGGCTTCACTGGCTGATTTAATGCGACGAACTCAGTCGCCTAGAGCTACTCAAATCGTGGTGAGTGGGGTGTCTGAGGTCTTGCGCCATCCAGAATTTTCTGAATTGCAGCAAGTTCAGACCATAATCCACCTGTTGGAAGAAGAACAAGATCAACTCTGGCCTTTAATTTTTGAATATTCTGACTCTGACCAACCAGGCAAGCGGGCTACAGTCCGGATCGGCGCTGAAAACCCATTAGAGCCTATTCGCGCCTGTACCCTGATTTCTGCAACCTACCGCCGAGGTGTAGTTCCCGTTGGCAGTGTTGGGGTGCTGGGGCCAACCCGGATGGTGTATGAAAATGCGATCGCGATGGTGGAAGCCGCCGCTGATTTCCTCTCTGAAACTTTAAGCTGA
- a CDS encoding rhodanese-like domain-containing protein, whose amino-acid sequence MTNQSTNFAFTPISVKELANRLAASEGLQLVDVREPQEVAIASITGFENLPLSEYANWSEQIQTRFDPHTETIVLCHHGMRSAQMCQWLASQGFTNIKNVEGGIEAYSVVVDPSIPRY is encoded by the coding sequence ATGACTAACCAATCCACCAATTTCGCTTTTACTCCAATCAGTGTTAAGGAACTGGCAAACCGTTTGGCAGCTTCAGAAGGCTTGCAATTAGTGGATGTACGAGAGCCTCAAGAAGTCGCGATCGCCAGCATTACAGGCTTTGAGAACTTGCCCCTGAGTGAGTATGCTAACTGGTCTGAGCAAATTCAAACCCGCTTTGACCCCCACACAGAAACCATTGTGCTCTGTCACCACGGCATGCGGTCAGCCCAAATGTGTCAGTGGCTAGCCAGCCAAGGCTTCACCAATATCAAAAATGTGGAGGGTGGGATCGAAGCTTATTCAGTTGTAGTTGATCCTTCTATTCCTCGTTATTAG
- a CDS encoding GspE/PulE family protein: MQTPFASLSAWQQLKNREITCEKALQLLVDAQGVVRLELLDREVSYRFLREFPDRGTLPPVIPLLLWRNCYFLGSPVVLSLEEIRKLSDRTFTEIKIIPISDKSYRNWFHSQNLDNNRISSTPLVNPLTGEQDQENIGEVTELYLSKAVDQISRIRTIISGALRNRASDIHLEPTPEGLRVRYRIDGILRDITTLPLEISRRAIVALKVMADMDIAESRRPQDARMGEKYASGQDSDLGLDMRVSTLPCIGGEKAVIRLLPRQNPFSSIDELGFTEKTLAIYKNWLQQPQGMVIFTGPTGSGKTSTLYTSLQVVATEFVNVITVEDPVEYVLPRITQTQVHEPAGMTFAAGLRAILRQDPDIIMLGEIRDSETAETGIRAALTGHLVLTTLHTNDAASAIPRLKDIGPDPGLISDALLGIVAQRLVRRICPHCAEPYTPTEADLKVLGLRLEEASPELWRKGRGCPKCFNSGYMGREAIIELLDVDDTVRQIIYEGTMTQLHRHLSEINFASFRVAAIEKVTTGVTTITEVLRVLPHSALYRKPTARPQTSHMKLINVTS, from the coding sequence ATGCAGACACCTTTTGCGTCTCTGTCGGCTTGGCAACAGCTAAAGAACCGTGAAATTACTTGCGAAAAAGCGCTACAGCTCCTCGTGGATGCTCAGGGTGTCGTTAGGCTGGAATTGCTCGATCGAGAAGTCAGCTATCGTTTTTTGCGCGAATTTCCCGATCGCGGTACTTTACCACCTGTAATTCCGCTGCTGTTATGGCGTAACTGCTATTTCTTAGGCAGTCCGGTCGTTTTGTCCCTAGAGGAAATCAGAAAGCTCAGCGATCGCACCTTCACCGAAATCAAAATTATTCCAATTTCTGATAAAAGCTATCGCAACTGGTTTCATAGCCAAAACCTAGACAACAACCGGATCAGCTCAACGCCCCTGGTGAATCCCCTCACCGGAGAACAGGATCAAGAAAATATTGGGGAAGTCACCGAACTCTACCTTTCCAAAGCAGTAGACCAAATCAGTCGGATTCGTACCATCATTTCTGGAGCCTTACGCAACCGAGCGAGCGACATTCACCTAGAACCCACACCCGAAGGGTTACGAGTGCGCTATCGCATTGATGGTATTTTGCGCGATATTACCACCTTGCCTCTAGAAATCAGTCGGCGAGCGATCGTGGCGCTGAAAGTCATGGCAGATATGGATATTGCCGAAAGTCGTCGCCCTCAGGATGCCAGGATGGGGGAAAAGTATGCCTCCGGTCAAGACTCCGACCTGGGCTTAGACATGCGAGTCAGTACTCTGCCCTGTATTGGTGGCGAAAAAGCCGTTATTCGTCTGCTACCTCGCCAAAATCCCTTTTCCAGCATTGACGAACTTGGTTTTACTGAAAAAACCTTGGCTATCTACAAAAATTGGCTACAGCAACCCCAAGGAATGGTGATTTTTACGGGGCCTACGGGTTCGGGAAAGACCAGTACGCTCTACACCAGTTTGCAAGTAGTAGCCACAGAATTTGTCAATGTGATCACGGTCGAAGATCCAGTGGAGTATGTGTTGCCACGCATTACCCAAACTCAAGTGCACGAACCCGCAGGCATGACCTTTGCGGCTGGACTGCGAGCAATTCTGCGCCAAGACCCAGACATCATTATGTTGGGAGAAATTCGAGATAGTGAAACGGCAGAGACAGGAATTCGCGCGGCTCTCACGGGTCACTTAGTCTTGACGACGCTACACACCAATGACGCCGCCAGTGCTATCCCCCGCTTAAAAGATATTGGCCCTGACCCAGGCTTGATTAGTGACGCTTTACTCGGCATTGTCGCTCAGCGATTGGTACGCCGAATCTGTCCTCACTGCGCTGAACCCTATACCCCGACAGAAGCAGACTTAAAAGTGCTCGGCTTAAGGCTCGAAGAAGCCTCCCCAGAGTTATGGCGAAAGGGTCGAGGCTGCCCAAAATGCTTTAACTCTGGTTATATGGGCCGAGAGGCGATTATCGAATTATTAGATGTGGATGATACGGTGCGCCAAATTATCTATGAAGGAACGATGACCCAGTTGCATCGGCATTTGAGCGAAATTAACTTTGCTTCCTTCCGCGTGGCCGCAATCGAAAAGGTAACAACAGGAGTGACAACCATTACCGAAGTACTGCGGGTTTTACCTCATAGTGCTTTGTATCGTAAGCCAACCGCTCGACCCCAAACGAGCCATATGAAGCTGATTAATGTCACCTCATAA
- a CDS encoding DUF3352 domain-containing protein has product MKLRSFFSVLVASVLVLLLVGASGFYWLTTRSPLALLQGGSTDGPAAAMFVSKQAPAVVSLLVNPERLEAFRQVVAAPGDRRQSRAEIEQLKQSLLANTGLDYKQDVEPWLGDEITLALTSLDVDRDQKTGQQPGYLLAIATQNPERSREFLQLFWQKRATTGTELVFEQYKGVKLIYGQPETAVLPQKPETKRKKNKQQEPDPGLTAQPATTLATAVVGDRFVLFANQPKVLRDAINNVQAAELGLGSSQAYQQALQSFKQRQIGLAFLNLPQLATWSSQGSTADANTEAKNLYESVALGLGLSRKGLLAETAFLAAPGQTLPAATPTLSKPAGALEYIPASSPIVSAGTDLQQLWEQISEGVSGYETLAQLINQPLNNLRNAWQLDLPQDIFSWVQGEYALALLPRPAQQPDWVFVTQRTEAATTAIANLDTLAKEKGFSVGPLTLVDRPVSAWTKLGSTPLKATGKLKATGKENGKTTGIPVTNVVAAEVEGVHATVGNYEIFATSVEAMEQALQATKTALIDSPGFKAAIAALPKDNDGYLYLDWANSRSILEQQLPFLRLVELASQPFWNQLRSLTVTSLGGESGVRRSEVFLNLSATDKA; this is encoded by the coding sequence ATGAAGCTCCGCTCATTTTTCTCGGTTTTGGTCGCCAGTGTTCTGGTGCTGCTCTTGGTCGGTGCCAGCGGCTTTTACTGGCTTACAACTCGCAGTCCCCTTGCGCTCTTGCAAGGTGGATCTACAGATGGTCCCGCAGCAGCCATGTTTGTGTCCAAACAAGCTCCAGCCGTGGTGTCTTTGTTGGTGAATCCAGAGCGCTTGGAGGCATTTCGCCAAGTCGTCGCCGCTCCGGGTGACCGCCGTCAGTCTAGAGCTGAAATTGAGCAACTAAAGCAAAGTTTGCTCGCGAATACAGGTCTTGATTACAAGCAAGATGTGGAGCCTTGGCTAGGGGATGAAATCACTCTCGCTTTGACCTCGCTGGATGTCGATCGAGATCAAAAAACTGGGCAACAACCGGGCTACCTGTTGGCGATCGCCACTCAAAATCCAGAACGTAGTCGCGAGTTCTTGCAGTTGTTTTGGCAGAAACGGGCGACAACTGGCACAGAGCTGGTGTTTGAGCAGTACAAAGGCGTCAAGCTGATTTACGGCCAACCCGAAACAGCAGTGCTGCCCCAAAAGCCAGAAACTAAGCGGAAGAAAAATAAGCAGCAAGAACCTGATCCAGGACTCACAGCTCAGCCTGCAACCACTCTGGCAACGGCTGTGGTGGGCGATCGCTTTGTGTTGTTTGCGAATCAACCCAAGGTGTTGCGAGATGCGATCAACAACGTGCAAGCCGCTGAGCTGGGTTTGGGAAGTTCTCAAGCTTATCAGCAAGCGTTGCAGAGCTTCAAACAGCGACAAATCGGGTTAGCGTTTCTCAATTTGCCTCAGTTGGCGACTTGGTCAAGTCAGGGCTCGACAGCAGATGCGAATACTGAAGCGAAAAATTTGTATGAAAGTGTCGCGCTCGGTCTAGGATTAAGCCGCAAAGGGCTTTTGGCTGAAACCGCTTTCTTGGCCGCACCCGGTCAAACCTTACCTGCTGCTACTCCTACGCTATCTAAGCCAGCAGGAGCCTTAGAATACATTCCTGCTAGCAGCCCCATCGTCTCAGCAGGCACTGACTTGCAGCAGTTGTGGGAACAAATTTCTGAGGGCGTATCGGGTTACGAAACGCTAGCTCAATTAATTAATCAGCCGCTCAACAATCTACGGAATGCTTGGCAGCTTGATCTCCCCCAAGACATTTTTAGTTGGGTGCAAGGAGAATACGCTTTAGCTCTACTGCCACGTCCAGCACAGCAGCCCGACTGGGTTTTTGTGACTCAAAGAACCGAAGCTGCCACGACCGCGATCGCGAACCTGGATACTTTAGCCAAAGAGAAAGGCTTCAGCGTGGGACCATTAACCCTAGTTGATCGCCCAGTCTCCGCTTGGACTAAGTTAGGCTCCACTCCGCTCAAAGCCACTGGAAAGCTCAAAGCCACTGGAAAGGAGAATGGCAAAACTACTGGTATCCCCGTCACAAACGTGGTTGCGGCTGAGGTAGAAGGCGTTCATGCCACCGTAGGAAATTACGAGATCTTCGCAACTTCTGTGGAGGCGATGGAACAGGCGCTGCAAGCTACCAAAACTGCTCTAATCGACAGCCCTGGATTTAAGGCAGCGATCGCGGCTCTCCCTAAAGACAACGATGGCTACCTGTACCTAGATTGGGCGAATAGTCGCTCAATTTTAGAACAACAGCTTCCTTTCTTGCGCCTCGTGGAGCTAGCTAGCCAGCCTTTCTGGAACCAGTTGCGATCGCTCACCGTTACCAGCCTAGGAGGAGAATCTGGAGTGCGACGGAGTGAAGTCTTCCTCAACTTGAGCGCAACTGATAAAGCTTAA
- a CDS encoding alternative oxidase — MVKFVLRSLVGILVFVIDTFYRDRPFQRFYVLETVARVPYFSYLSVLHLYETLGWWRKADWLKVHFAEAWNELHHLLIMESLGGNRWWIDRFFAQHTALMYYWVMVGLYMISPRSAYYMMEQIEGHAFHTYDQFVEAHQAELQAQPAPAIAIAYYRDGDLYMFDEFQTCTKPESRRPSVDNLYDVFVNIRDDEAEHVKTMVACQQLDAQTALRSPHTLAAEQLPLEVELVLPTVAPTPIATVES; from the coding sequence ATGGTCAAGTTTGTATTGCGATCGCTGGTAGGCATCCTCGTATTTGTGATTGATACGTTCTACCGCGATCGCCCTTTCCAGCGCTTCTACGTTCTAGAAACTGTTGCGCGCGTCCCCTACTTCTCTTACTTGTCGGTCTTACACCTTTACGAAACGCTGGGTTGGTGGCGCAAAGCCGATTGGCTCAAGGTGCATTTTGCCGAAGCCTGGAATGAACTCCACCACTTGCTGATTATGGAATCTCTGGGTGGCAACCGTTGGTGGATCGATCGGTTCTTTGCCCAGCACACTGCTTTAATGTACTACTGGGTGATGGTGGGTCTGTATATGATCTCGCCGCGCTCAGCCTACTACATGATGGAGCAGATTGAAGGGCACGCCTTCCACACCTATGACCAGTTTGTAGAAGCCCATCAAGCTGAGCTACAAGCTCAACCCGCTCCTGCCATTGCGATCGCTTACTACCGTGATGGCGACCTCTACATGTTTGATGAGTTCCAGACCTGCACAAAGCCAGAGTCTCGACGGCCCTCTGTGGATAACCTGTACGATGTCTTCGTTAACATCCGCGACGACGAAGCCGAACATGTCAAGACAATGGTGGCTTGCCAGCAACTAGATGCCCAAACAGCTTTGAGAAGTCCTCACACGCTAGCCGCTGAGCAATTACCTCTAGAAGTGGAACTGGTGCTACCAACCGTAGCCCCTACACCTATTGCCACAGTTGAAAGTTAA
- the mrdA gene encoding penicillin-binding protein 2 — translation MTSLISGCMFRVAQLQLIQGQQNRQLAEQNRIRLIPIPADRGNLLDRKGKLLAANRVSRAVYLWPRYQTQAQWQQWATRLEPVLNVPAAEILKKLQKAGYQSTMPVRISQNLSPDAFTRLAEQIGDLPGLEIRPESARHYPNGDLAAHLLGYIGEATADDLKANPEYPMGMIVGQMGLERLLQPQLQGVWGGRLIEVDAGGKELRLLGNSPTQAGSSVKLTLDLELQKAAEKALNKRRGAVVALNVKTGAILALASGPTFDPNIFTRRVASKEWERLQGEDKPFLNRAFQGYPPGSTFKLVTAVAGLESGKFSPDSTLVSSSYITVGGFQFHEHGSGYGVIGFREAFAVSSNTFFYQMGLSAGPEQISKWSHRLGIGETEVLGFEKAGYGAAPTPAQKEKLYGEPWYAGDTVSMSIGQGLVQATPVEMAVMYSAIANGGLRVKPHLLASQTNTPATQPEKVGMSPGTIATVRNGLIAVVQQGTAKQLNDGSIPLTAGKTGTAEVPGQEDNAVYVGYGPVKDPQIAIAVVVENGGFGAVSAVPIAHEMYKVYFKPSSPAKAKAKPK, via the coding sequence ATGACATCCTTGATCTCAGGATGTATGTTTCGCGTGGCCCAACTTCAGTTAATCCAAGGGCAGCAAAATCGCCAGCTGGCCGAACAAAATCGGATTCGTTTAATCCCCATTCCTGCTGACCGAGGCAATCTTCTAGACCGTAAAGGCAAACTCTTAGCAGCCAACCGAGTTTCACGGGCGGTTTACCTCTGGCCCAGATACCAAACTCAAGCTCAGTGGCAACAGTGGGCCACTCGCTTAGAACCTGTTTTGAATGTGCCTGCTGCGGAAATTCTCAAGAAACTCCAGAAAGCAGGCTATCAATCAACGATGCCTGTCCGGATTAGCCAAAACCTCAGCCCCGACGCTTTTACTAGACTGGCAGAGCAAATCGGGGATTTGCCAGGCTTGGAGATTCGACCAGAATCAGCCCGCCACTACCCAAATGGCGACTTAGCTGCTCATCTCTTGGGTTACATTGGTGAGGCAACCGCAGATGACCTAAAAGCGAATCCTGAATACCCAATGGGCATGATTGTGGGGCAAATGGGACTAGAGCGGTTGTTGCAACCTCAGTTGCAGGGTGTCTGGGGAGGGCGTTTGATTGAGGTAGATGCAGGCGGGAAGGAACTACGTTTGCTCGGCAATTCTCCGACTCAGGCAGGCTCATCTGTCAAGTTAACGCTGGATTTAGAGCTACAAAAAGCGGCAGAGAAGGCGTTGAATAAGCGGCGGGGCGCTGTGGTAGCACTGAATGTAAAAACCGGGGCAATTTTAGCGCTGGCAAGTGGTCCTACCTTCGATCCCAATATTTTCACCCGAAGAGTCGCTTCTAAGGAGTGGGAACGGTTACAAGGAGAAGATAAACCATTTCTGAATCGCGCTTTTCAGGGATACCCACCGGGTAGCACGTTTAAATTAGTCACAGCAGTGGCGGGTCTGGAATCGGGTAAATTTTCGCCAGATTCCACTCTGGTTAGTTCGTCCTACATCACCGTGGGCGGCTTTCAGTTCCATGAGCATGGCAGCGGCTATGGGGTGATTGGCTTTCGAGAGGCCTTCGCGGTGAGCAGTAATACCTTCTTCTACCAAATGGGCCTATCGGCGGGGCCAGAGCAAATTTCCAAATGGTCGCATCGGTTGGGAATTGGTGAAACTGAGGTGTTGGGCTTTGAGAAAGCGGGCTATGGCGCGGCTCCTACTCCAGCCCAAAAAGAAAAGCTGTATGGTGAACCTTGGTATGCGGGTGACACTGTGAGTATGTCGATCGGGCAAGGTTTAGTCCAAGCAACACCCGTGGAAATGGCGGTGATGTATTCAGCGATCGCCAATGGAGGATTGCGAGTCAAGCCCCATTTGCTCGCTTCCCAAACAAACACTCCAGCCACTCAGCCTGAAAAAGTGGGGATGTCTCCCGGTACTATTGCCACAGTTCGCAATGGCTTGATTGCCGTGGTACAACAGGGAACGGCTAAGCAACTCAACGATGGCTCCATTCCGCTAACTGCGGGCAAGACGGGGACAGCAGAAGTGCCAGGGCAAGAAGACAACGCGGTGTATGTAGGTTACGGCCCCGTGAAAGATCCGCAAATTGCGATCGCAGTTGTGGTAGAGAATGGCGGATTTGGGGCGGTATCTGCGGTACCGATCGCCCATGAGATGTACAAAGTTTACTTCAAGCCATCTAGCCCAGCTAAGGCCAAGGCGAAACCAAAATAA
- a CDS encoding STAS domain-containing protein — MSPVLKVVQPVGILDGTQVNHLRQEINDAVTAGTDIVLIDLENVTFMDSSGLGALVIALKTIRTAGGKLFLCSINDQVKMLFQLTSMDRVFEIFPSRAEFDQANLLPS; from the coding sequence ATGAGTCCTGTACTTAAAGTGGTTCAGCCTGTAGGTATTCTTGATGGCACTCAAGTCAATCATCTCCGGCAGGAAATCAATGATGCTGTAACAGCGGGTACCGATATTGTCTTGATTGACTTAGAAAATGTTACGTTTATGGACAGCTCTGGCTTAGGAGCTTTGGTGATCGCCCTAAAAACTATTCGGACTGCTGGGGGGAAACTGTTTCTTTGCTCGATTAATGACCAAGTTAAGATGCTGTTTCAATTAACCAGCATGGATCGAGTGTTCGAAATTTTCCCCAGCCGAGCTGAGTTTGATCAGGCAAATTTATTACCTAGTTAG
- a CDS encoding PP2C family protein-serine/threonine phosphatase translates to MPRILVIDDDPVIRLVLTRNLQNQGYDVALARNGNEGSELAKQLRPALIICDWMMPGRDGLEVCRQVKANPDLSTTFFILLTSRGEVEDRVRGLDSGADDFLSKPIEMNELKARVRAGLRLHQLTQDLQTQKQLLEAELAEAADYVRSLLPPPLPDSPTINSCFIPSRQLGGDCFDYFWLDPDYLAIYLLDVSGHGLGSALPSISVLNLLRSQSLPGVNFYLPDRVLSGLNDTFQMSGHNERYFTIWYGVYNQAKRQLVYASAGHPPAILLAGNSNPSTPAQQLKTPGLPIGMFSDAHYVSDRCEVEAGSTLYIFSDGIYEINQPDGETWTLDGFVSLLTDLNQANNDDLASVLKSVRAISTKETFDDDLSLLQVNFG, encoded by the coding sequence ATGCCTCGAATTTTAGTCATAGATGATGATCCCGTAATTCGATTGGTTTTGACAAGAAATCTACAAAACCAAGGCTATGACGTAGCTTTGGCGCGGAATGGCAATGAAGGAAGCGAGTTAGCCAAACAACTCCGTCCTGCTCTAATCATTTGCGATTGGATGATGCCGGGACGAGATGGGTTAGAAGTATGCCGTCAGGTGAAGGCAAACCCAGATTTGTCCACAACCTTTTTTATTTTGTTGACTTCTCGTGGAGAAGTTGAGGATCGCGTCAGAGGGCTAGACTCCGGGGCAGATGACTTTTTGTCAAAGCCAATTGAAATGAATGAGTTGAAAGCACGAGTCAGAGCAGGACTACGCTTGCATCAACTTACCCAAGACTTACAAACACAAAAGCAGCTTTTAGAAGCTGAGTTAGCCGAAGCCGCAGATTATGTGCGATCGCTGTTACCACCTCCTCTCCCTGACTCTCCCACAATCAATAGCTGCTTTATCCCTTCCAGACAGCTTGGAGGAGACTGTTTTGACTATTTTTGGCTAGACCCTGACTATCTAGCAATTTATCTACTAGATGTATCCGGGCACGGCTTAGGGTCTGCCTTGCCGTCAATCTCTGTACTCAATTTGCTGCGATCGCAATCCTTACCTGGAGTCAACTTCTATTTGCCTGATAGAGTGCTCAGCGGCTTGAACGACACTTTTCAAATGAGTGGACACAATGAACGATATTTCACCATTTGGTACGGCGTCTATAACCAAGCAAAGCGGCAGTTAGTGTACGCCAGCGCAGGCCATCCTCCAGCAATCTTGCTTGCAGGTAACTCTAACCCAAGTACCCCAGCTCAACAATTAAAAACTCCAGGCTTACCCATCGGGATGTTTTCTGACGCTCACTATGTCAGCGATCGCTGTGAAGTTGAAGCAGGTAGTACTCTCTACATCTTCAGCGATGGCATTTACGAAATTAATCAACCCGATGGCGAAACTTGGACCTTAGATGGTTTCGTCAGCTTACTCACCGACTTGAATCAAGCCAATAATGACGATCTAGCTTCAGTGCTGAAATCAGTGCGGGCTATCAGCACCAAAGAAACATTTGATGATGATTTGTCGCTATTGCAAGTCAACTTCGGCTAA
- a CDS encoding anti-sigma regulatory factor encodes MQQENHLRVNTDLNELVQVLSWFEKFNQPQIPREVWLQCQTALAEGLTNAIRHAHKHQPVETPIDIEVKTSADTLEIRIWDQGQPFDLNSRLEKTTNTVDFMASSGRGLQILKSVADHISYSVTEDNRNCLLIVKHYAATKP; translated from the coding sequence GTGCAACAAGAAAATCATTTACGTGTCAATACAGATCTCAATGAACTAGTACAAGTTCTTTCTTGGTTTGAAAAATTCAATCAACCGCAGATTCCTAGGGAAGTTTGGTTACAATGCCAAACAGCTTTAGCGGAAGGGCTGACTAACGCTATTCGACACGCTCATAAGCATCAGCCTGTAGAAACCCCGATTGATATTGAAGTAAAAACCTCGGCTGATACTCTAGAAATCCGCATTTGGGATCAAGGCCAACCTTTTGATCTCAATAGTAGGTTGGAGAAAACTACGAATACAGTTGACTTTATGGCTTCTAGTGGTCGTGGTCTACAGATTTTGAAGTCAGTTGCAGATCACATCAGCTATAGCGTTACAGAAGATAATCGTAACTGCTTATTGATTGTGAAACATTATGCAGCTACAAAACCTTGA
- a CDS encoding response regulator: MNNESGLKILLVEDNPVNQKVTLYQLKSLGYAADVSTNGQEALQQISGVNYDIVLTNCEMPGMDGYALTAAIRRLELDAATGDRTPIVILAMTADLTPQEQSRCLTAGVNDVLNKPVRKDELALKLEEWSQKILAVKRQGTLQEDQSGASSSEFSAELDKCTPPIDWDHLHQMSDNSYEFELELLTIFVEDTQVHLKAIKTAIAESNFWEIEQAAHHIKGASANVGAKTMQVAAAQIEQQARQQKSEDSTQLLTEIEEALIQIDKFTQENQ, translated from the coding sequence ATGAATAATGAGTCTGGCCTAAAGATCTTACTGGTTGAGGACAATCCAGTTAATCAAAAAGTAACTTTGTATCAACTCAAAAGCTTGGGCTACGCAGCTGATGTGAGTACTAATGGGCAAGAGGCGCTGCAACAGATCTCTGGGGTGAATTATGACATTGTCCTCACCAACTGTGAGATGCCAGGAATGGATGGTTACGCTTTAACAGCAGCAATTCGTCGCTTGGAACTGGACGCGGCGACGGGCGATCGCACCCCCATCGTGATACTGGCGATGACTGCCGATCTAACCCCGCAGGAGCAATCTAGGTGTTTAACAGCAGGAGTCAATGATGTTTTAAATAAACCCGTTCGCAAAGATGAGCTAGCCCTCAAACTAGAAGAATGGAGCCAAAAAATCCTTGCGGTCAAACGTCAGGGTACTTTGCAGGAAGATCAATCAGGCGCTAGTTCTTCAGAATTTTCGGCAGAACTAGATAAATGTACGCCCCCTATAGATTGGGATCACCTCCATCAAATGTCTGACAATAGCTATGAATTTGAGTTGGAGTTACTCACTATTTTTGTTGAAGATACTCAAGTACATTTAAAGGCGATCAAAACAGCGATCGCAGAAAGTAATTTCTGGGAAATTGAGCAAGCAGCACACCACATTAAAGGTGCTAGCGCAAATGTAGGCGCAAAAACAATGCAGGTTGCAGCTGCCCAAATAGAGCAACAAGCCCGTCAGCAGAAGTCGGAAGATTCAACCCAGCTTCTAACAGAAATTGAAGAAGCTTTAATTCAAATAGATAAATTTACTCAAGAAAATCAGTGA